The DNA window AGGATCAGACCAGAATCAAGAGTTTAAGACGTGGGTATATAATAAGGCTGAGACTAACCTGGGGTATATGAAGCCCTGTCTtcaaaaaggagggaaaaaaaaggcaTAGCAGAAGAGTTTCATGACTCTTCTGAGTGATAAAGTGACATTAACTGAGATTATCACAAATTCTGTCTGATGTGGTACTTCAATAAAATGAAGTTGCTTGGTGTATAACTGATGGTGCGCTCACAGAGGTCCAGGTGTATAACTTGGTGTATAACTGATGGTGTGCTCACAGAGGTCCAGGTGTATAACTTGGTGTATGACTGATGGTGCGCTCACAGAGGTCCAGGTGTATAACTTGGTGTATGACTGATGGTGTGCTCACAAAGGTCCAGATGTATAACTTGGTGTATGACTGATGGTGTGCTCACAGAGGTCCAGGTGTATAACTTGGTGTATGACTGATGTTGCGCTCACAGAGGTCCAGGTGTATAACTTGGTGTATAACTGATGGTGCGCTCACAGAGGTCCAGGTGTATAACTTGGTGTATGACTGATGGTGCGCTCACAGAGGTCCAGGTGTATAACTTGGTGTATAACTGAGGGTGTGCTCACAGAAGTGCCAGGGAGCAGCAAGTACAGATGCTCACtaggattatgtttgtgtgttgatTGTAGATCGAGCTAAGAGGAGAAAGCTCAGGGAAGAACGAGCGTGGCTATTGGCTCAAGGCAAGGAGCTACCCCCAGAACTTTCCCATTTGGACCTGAATTCTCCcatgagggaaggaaagaagaccaAGGACATGTGAGTATTTAgtaacagcagcagtagcagctgGCCACCCTATGCGCCTCTCTCCTGCTGcagagcctgatgacctgagttgtaTCCTGGACCTACATGGTGTAGAGAAAGGACTactgcaaactgtcctctgataCATGGGCCATGATGGATCAGGagtacacacacaataaacaagCATAATTTGTAAAATGCATCAAGCTAGGCAGTGGTCAGGTGGATttttgtgagtttgaagtcatctCTGGTCTATAGAGCTAATTCTAGGACAGTtcaaactacacagagaaacactgtcttgaaaaaccaaaagcccCAACATTTAAAACTTTCTAGTGTTACAGAATCACTGgagtttgattcttagcactCACGTGGCAACTCACAAGTACCTTTAGCTCTAGGGGCATCTGACACATACAcatggttaaaaataaaattcttagttttaaaaagttaagtttcgggctggagagatggctcagtggttaagagcactgactgctcttccagaggtcctgagttcaaatctcagcaaccacatggtggctcacaaccctctataatgagatctgatgccctctttggttgtctgaagacatcaacagtgtactcatagaaattaaataaattttttttcaaaattacatCTCTCATTTAATCCTTGTAACAGAAAGGCCTGTTTGGGAGACAATGGCTTTGATGCTAAGAAAGCATAGCAAGTGCTAGTGGTAGACCTTAAAAACCAGACCTGACTCAAATGCAACGTGTACATACATACCCTTTAAGTGAGTCTCTTCCCTCCTTGTAGAACCCTGCTGGCACAGGAAAAGATGGTTCTTAATGTCCCAACATCTCAGTGACATCAGAATTGACTATTAATGGGACATTGTTTATTGGAAGTGCATTTTACGTTTGGCAGTGCTAGGTATTGAACCCCAGTACTTAATCATTTGCATGTAAGGCAGAGCTCTAGCCCTAAGACTCTAGGACTTACCATCTCACtccctcagcttcctcagtgctCGGGTTACAAAAGTGTACCACCATGTTTAGtaagtatttcattttttaaaatagttacCTTGGCTATTGCACAAAGTACCAGCAAGGCATGAAGGTATGCCGGAATAGAACCATGGCAGGGGAAATCAAGGTTTAAAAAGGAAAGTGCACGCTTTGAATCTCATCACtcactctgtgagttccaggccaacctgctGTAGATAGTttattccaggacagctagggctcatctcaaaaaacaaaaaaaaaaaaaacaaaaaaaacccaaaaacaattATTTCCATGTTTCCAGTCAGGGTGGCAATAACCCCAGCTCtgtagagactgaggcagaatctGAAATTTGAGTCAGCCTAGACTATATAACAATACCCTAACTTCATAAAAatagttaatattttatattatattaatagtTACAAAGTTATAATAAAGTTCTGGATCATTTAAGCCAGTCTGTCATTATAGGTGGAATTCATTGTAGGGAATCATAGTCCTCTTTTTGCTACGGTCACCATCTCCCATCCTTATGTTTCCAGTGAGTTGGGATCAGTGTTTGGACTTATGAAGAATAAAAAGTACTGCTCAATCTGTATTTGAACCAAAAAAAACTAAGGAAAAATGGTGGTCCCAGCTAAActacttttgtgttttgtgtttcacAGCTTTGAACTGGATGACGATTTCACAGCCATGTATAAAGGTTAGTTCCATTCTCAGCTGTGGCCTTCCTGATGAACATCTTTGCATAGGAATGGATCAGTTATATTCTCCTTTGTGGTTTTCAGTTCTAGATGTGGTGAAGGCTCACAAGGATTCCTGGCCCTTCTTGGAACCTGTGGATGAATCTTATGCCCCCAACTATTACCAGATTATTAAGGTATCTTTTAAATTGTACTTAAGCATCTGTATCTtgcttggattttatttttctatcgGACTAAGTACCGATGGTAACAGGCAGCTCTGTGGTGGTAGAAACTGTTTTACATCTTGGTGGCCAGCAAGAACTTAGGACTGGAAGTGGCTCATGGTATAACTCCTAAGGCCCCACCACACTTTAACTCACTCCTCCAGCTAAGCCCAACCTCCTAATGCTCTACAGCCTCATAAAGCCACACTTCTAGCTCAGAGGAGGACAAGCTAGTCAAACTCACTGTTCTAtaataagttaatttttttttccctcttgcttttctgcttcCTTACTatccaggagacagacagacacacgtacatacatgtacacatgcatgtgcgtaAGTGttgttaggttttgttttgtgacaggacaCCATGTTGTCTTGGGtaatctggaactcactatgtagaccagactgcctTCAAACTCGGAAAGATTTACTGCCTGCCCCTGTCTCCTGAGTtgtgggattaaaaatgtgtgctaGTTCTCTCAACTATACCAGACTCTTGGAGAGCTAAAAGGCCACTACTCTTCCTTACAGAAAGTGATTGGAGGGAGTATGTAGTTAATTGGTTTtatcttgttttgagacaaggcttcactCTGTTACCGAGGCTAGCCTGGAAGTCACTGTGTATGAAGGAGgcacaggctagcttcaaacttgtgtcagtccccttgagttccaatgctgggattaaagtcactaTGCCACTTACAGTGTTGTGTATTCTGTTTTAGATCCCCATGGATATTTCAAGCATGGAGAAGAAATTAAATGGAGGTTTATATTGTACCAAGGAGGAATTTGTAAATGACATGAAGACCATGTTCAGAAATTGCCGAAAGTACAATGGGGACAGTAGTGGTAGGTGGCTTGAGGGCCTTCTTACTGGACATGTCTTTTGCACTGTTACAGTGGAGATGAAATGCTCTCTACACGATATATTTTGTCCTTCAGACTTTACTATTGAGATGGAATCTCTGTAGTCAAGTTTatcttggattaaaaaaaatgtgtatgtttTATTGTGCCTGCTACCCACTGTTGGGTCCTCTAGATCTTGGAATTATATATCATAATTGTCAGCCACCACGTGAGTGTTGGAAAGcccaggtcctttgtaagagcaacaGTTAATCTGAACTACTTCTCCTGCCCTAACTTGAATTTTTGTCTCACCAAGTATTAGAATCTCTGCTGTGCCACCTTGCTGGTTTCCTATTTTGCCTTAGGCCTACAGACAGAATATATACTGAGTTCTCATTCACCCTTATGGATAGCAGAGAGAGGTCTGTCTGTGTTGTACTGGGCCTCCTTACCACAGACAGGATCAAATTCACCGTGAACTCATGTCATTCTGTTTACATAGAAGATGGGATCTCATGCCTCTTGGATGCTCAGCAAGCAGGGTACCACTGAGCAATGTCCCGGGCTGCTCccctccacctttttttttttttctttttttcagagctggggaccgaacccagggccttgcgcttgctaggcaagcgctctaccactgagctaaatccccaatcccccggGCTGCTCCCCTTAAACCATGCATTATAGCTTTCTAATGGTTAATGCATCAATACAAAAATGCTACAGCCTGTAAAACAAAGCAGTTTCAATTATAGCGTGTAATAGTTTTAGTAACTTAGCCTAAAGTGTTAAAATTCCACTAATTTGAAATAACATAGTATAGTTAATATGTGTCACAGCCATACAGCCTTGGGCAGAACACTTACAGAAACCAGATCTTCATATTGTATCTATAGATTTGCAATGTAATATTTTCCAGAGGTAAATTAAACTCAGAAGAGTATAGTGTTCCTTATTTTCCATAATTGTCTTTTGTGTCCAATAAAGTATGTACCCTGGTGGTCAGTCTTCTTGTCTTCCTTCTAGAATATACCAAGATGTCTGAAAATTTAGAGCGTTGTTTCCATCGGGCCATGACAAAACATTTTCCTGGTGAAGATGGAGACACAGATGAAGAATTTTGGATCAGAGAGGATGAAAAACGGGAAAAAAGGAGGAGTCGGGCTGGTCGAAGTAGTGGAAGCCACGTTTGGACGCGCTCCAGAGACACAGAAGGGTCCAGCAGGAAACAGCCACCAATGGAAAATGGAGGAAAATCATTGCCTCCGGCACGCCGAGCTGCCTCCTCAGGGGATGATCAGAGTAGCAGTTCTATACAACTCCCTCCAGAGGTGGGCACATCAAATGGCCGAGGCTTTTTCCACCCCCTGCACTATAGTAGGGTGCCTAGCCAGGCACCCCCTTTAAACCAGATGGTAAGAAAAACTCACCTTCTAAGGCAATGTCTCCAAGACACTGCATTTATAGGAATCTAAAGGCTAGTAACTTACAATCTTCAGATAATCATAGAgaagtgattctcaaccttcctaatgctgtatcCCTTTAATACCTTTAATCTCATGTTGTAATGACCcccaacattattttcattgctatttcataactgtatgaattctgctgttatgaatcttagTGTAAATGTCTGATTAGGCAGATAGGTGGTCCTAGGTGACCCCTTAAAGATTTAATGACCtgcaggttgaaaaccactgccatTGatagtttattttggtttggttttagttttagagacagggtctcatctaACACGAGATGACTTCAGACTTGCTGTATGTAGTAGAGGttttggctggccttgaacttttggtcctcttgtctctacctcaCAAATGAGATGGTTTTTCTATCGTATACCCTAGCCCTATGCTATCCTCTCTTCATTTAGACCCTCTTTTCTCTTAGTCCTTTGAATCGTGTATTCCCAAAGTGAGCAAAACTTGAAATTAGAAAGGTCTGATGATAGGGTTCTTATCAGTATTCCTGGCTACTTTGGAAGGCTATGTTTTGAGGATCACTTGAGTCCAGCGAGGCTAGCTTTGGGCCACATAGAGCTCGATCTCAAAAAGAAGCATAAAAGATATGAAGCACAGAACATAAACTCCATATTATGTTTAGAATGTTGAGATGTTGTTAGAAAGAGTTGGGGATGCAGCTCAGGTGGTAGAATCCTTACCTAGCATATATGAAAACGTGTTTGTTCCCAGCACAGCACACAGTGAGTGTTGTGGTTGCACACCTGTGATGTTAGCACGGAAGAGATGGAGACAGGCCCAGGGGGCAGacaggccttcaatcccagcactcgggaagcagacacagagaaaccctgtctcgaaaaacagagagggagagagggagacagacagatagtcagACAAGACAGAAGGATTAAGCTCAGTTACACAATAaggttgaagccagcctggcttCATGAGACCCTATGTTAAACATGTGTAAGTGAATAATAGAGAGATTGCTTAAAATTGCTCTAATTGTAGTGGGGAaggttattttgtgtgtgggttttttgtttttttgttgttttttttttttgtttttttgttttttgtttttttttgtttgtttggttttttttggaaaCGGTAAGAGAACAACTAGTCTTTTTCTTGGAGAGAGAAGCTGCTTTGGAATTGGAGGCTGTTCCTGGCCATGGTGCATACTAATATATTAATAGCAATCCTTAGGGAATCCCTTGTTTCTTTGATGATTCTTCCCTCACCCCCTTTCTGCTTTACTTATTGCTTTCAGAGGCCAGCAGCATCAGGAACATTTGGCTCTCTACAAGGATCAGATCCCACCAACTTACATGGCTCCTCTCGAATCCCAGAGGTACCCCCAGGAGAGCCCTTGCAGCACCCGCCCTTTGCTATACAGGTAAGCAGTCTGCAAAAAGGCAGCTGGGAAAGTCCTGCAGCAGTACTGGGAGAGAGCCTCTTACgtgtctgtctgttctgtgacccactcttctctcccttctgttGCCAGGCTCCAGTTGGAATTAGTAACCACCGAGGGTCCCGGCTCAGTGCTCCAGAAGAGAAGATGTGTGGGGGGCTGACACACCTTTCCAATATGGGATCACATGTCCCATCCTTGCAGCTTGGGCAGATGAATTGTAACAGTCAAGATGGAAACATATATCCACCAGCTCCATTCCAGGCAGGATTTATTCCTTCTCGGCATGGTGGGACTCCAGCCCGACCACCAGACTTTCCTGAAAGCTCTGAAATTCCTCCCAGTCACATTTATCACTCATACAAGTATCTGAATCGAGTACACCCTGCTGTTTGGAATGGGAACCATGGTACTACAAACCCTGGACGATTGGGGCCAGATGAGAAGCCCCTCGTGGGGCCAGGAGCCTCTCACCACCCTCATGCCCTTGGTCATATGATGGATGGCCGAGTGATGAGACAACCTATCCCACCAAACCAGTGGACTAAACAATCAAGCTTTCTACCTCCCGGAGTTCCTTCCTCGGGGTATATGCAGCCACCCTGTAAGTCTGCTGGACATCGATTGCAGCCACCTCCAACTCCAGCACCAAGTCCTCGGTTCAGAGGACCCTCCCAGGCCCTGCGGGGGGCACAAGGAGGGGAATCCATGATGGACAGCCCTGAGATGATTGCCATGCAGCAGCTCTCCTCCCGAGTCTGTCCCCCGGGTGTGCCTTACCACCCCCGCCAGCCCACTCCTCCCCAGTTACCTGGTCCCTTTCCGCAGGTAGCTCATTCTGCATCAGTATGTGTGTCAGCGCCCAAGCCTGCACTAGACAACCCTGGGAGTACACAGGAGATCAGCGAGACACAAGAGCCTGAGGGTGACCGAGGTAACTTACAGTGTCTTTGAATTTTTTCCCGACTTTTGTCTTTTCATGTAGAATATGGAGATAACATATAAAGTGATGTCAAGCCTTTCCCATAAACTATTCAAGTTCCGAATAACTGAAGTCCTTTTAGGTatagagatatcaaaaacaattcaTGAATTTACATGGATTACATACAGCTAAAAGGCACTTACATTTGAGAAACActtttaggtttgttttgttgttgtttcttttgttttgcttggttggtttttaaGAAAGAATTGCTCTGGCTCTGGGTCCTTTATAGAAGAGCAGACCAGCTTCCAACAAGATTCTCCATACCTCTACTTCTGAGGGATGTCCACCACCTCTTTTTGAGACGTTTTTATGTAAACTCATTTAATTATGTAGACTAATTAGCCTTTGCACAAGCTGTTGCCAAtattcttaggtttgttttgtttgtttttaattggagGAGGGTGCTTGTGGGGAGTCAGAGTATACCTTGTAGAGAGTTGGTTTTCTCTACTGTGTAAGTCTTGGGGACTGTATTCAGAttctcaggtttggcagcaagtgcctttaccagaCGAGCCATCCTGATTGCCCTGGTCTGGGCTCTTTCTGCATATCAAGCTCATTCGTGGTccctcatgcctctgcctcccaagtgctgggatcattggCTCTTAACACCAtgcccctcctctgtgtgtgtgtgtgtgtctgtgtgtgtctgtgtggtatttCATTTTGAGTTcaagaataattttatagtttaaaagaaaagccaCAGAACAACCTAGCTGTTAAGCGTCAGCTGCTATCCAAAGGAGAAGAATAGAGAAGGAAAACCATGTCATTTAATCTGGGATAGAAACTGTTAGACACATGGCGAATAGTGGCAatgctgtgaggagggaggctttAGAGAGTTAAGAGAGCCCtaaatgttgggggtggggatctTAAAAGTGTGCttagagaagagatagaagagcctGCTGTGGTGCCTTTTCCAAGTgtgtacctttaattccagcccttgggaggcagaggcaggtagatctctacaAAGTGACTTCTAGGACAGCTGGGTCTATTACACAGAAGCCCTATCtttggaaaaagaagagaagagatagaagaaaaagttacaCTTTTTCAGAATAATTCAGAAAATCTGCGACTGATAGCCCTGTAAGGCTGTTGTTCCTAATCTTCTACCCAGCATCTTTGTTTAAAGTTGAAAAATTGAGGACACAGTGGTTTGCTGTTCAATAGTGAGAAACTAATGCTTAGTTTGAGTCCATATAGGAGAGCAACATCATGCATGTTCTTTGTGTAGTTCATGTGTAAGTTGTGAGCCTTTGTCACTCCTTTGTTACTTTGTTACTGTgtgctccgtgtgtgtgtgtgtgtgtgtgtgtgtgtgtgtgtgtgtgtctgtctgtctgtctgtctgtctgtctgtctgtctgtctgtgtgtgtgtgtgtctgtgcgtgagCATGCGATGGCCTGTAGAGGtcgaaagagggcatcagattatGTGGAGCAGAAGTCACAGGTTGTTATGAGCTGCCATCTGAGTACtagaactgaatccaggtcctctgcaaaagcagtgagCACTCTGAACCCTGAACTGTCTGTCTATCCTCAGCACTGTCGTCTTAGATGGAGCACCTCATAGTACATTGTGACCATGACAGTCTTGAAAGTGATTGTTAtgaaatgttttcattgttttaattatttcttaatCATGTCTTGAACATAACTGTGGAGAACAATGAATTCTAATGGTTGAATTCTAATGAATTCTAACAGTTTTTCAGTAGTGTTGTTTAAAGGCCATAAAGATAAAacttgaaaaacagaaaggaatccTTTCTTGTGTGTATGCTTAGTATCTGATTTTGTTTAATACTTTGCTAGGGATATGACTCACTTGAACTTTTAGGGAAGATGATAAAAATTCCACATGAAATTGATACTAGAGcttaagcattttattttattttttcctggaaaaGGACCACATTCTCTTCCACATATCAGATTCCTCTACCTGGGAGTCCGGAATTATGGGTTATCTCTTGGCCTCTTTCTAATGTGAGTGGGACAACACAGGAGAGACCcagatgtatctttttttttttttttttttgtagcttaGATGTGTGCAGTGTTCTGCCTACAAAAGAATGTGCAGACCTTCAAACCATTGCACCTTTCAGAGACTCACAGCGTCACAGTCTCAGCCTTGACCCAGTTCATCTGGCTGCTTGCCAAGGTCCTCCATTACTCTATTCCTTGATGTTGCCATTTCAACATCAAGTTACTACTGTTCTGTTCTCCCCCAGCAGAGCCTGTGCCTGGACTTGAGGAGAAAGCAGCAAGCATTTGTTCTTCAGAAGGGCTATACCTCAAACAGCTACCTCACCCAGCACCTCCCTTGTCAGCCAGCTGTACCAGGCAAAGTTCACCACatgaaagggaaacagaggaCTCCCAACTCAAAAGTGATGCTTCAGACTCTGCAGACACTTACAAAGcatcaaagaataaaaatccTTGGCCTTTGGACAATAGCTACAACAGCGCAGCTGTGCAAGGAGCGCTCCATGGTGGCAGAGACCTCGCCATAGTGACAGAAAGAGGGAATCTACCTGAAAATGGGGTTGTTGGTGAGGCATCTCCCTGTAGATCAGAGGGGAAGGGCCTTGGTGGTAGCGGTTCAGAAAAGCCACTCTGCCCCAGGGGTAAAACATTGCAAGAAACCGTTCCATGTACAGGACAGAATGCAACTACACCTCCTTGCACAGATCCCAATTTGATGGCAGGCACTGTGAACCAGTTTTCTCCCTTATACATGCCTGGCATAGAATACTCTAACTCAGCTACACATTACCCTATGAGTCCAAGCTTGCAAGGCTTGGGCTCTATG is part of the Rattus norvegicus strain BN/NHsdMcwi chromosome 4, GRCr8, whole genome shotgun sequence genome and encodes:
- the Cecr2 gene encoding cat eye syndrome critical region protein 2 isoform X1; this encodes MCPEEGGAAGLGELRSWWEVPAIAHFCSLFRTAFRLPDFEIEELEAALHRDDVDFISDLIACLLQGCYQRRDITPQTFHSYLEDIINYRWELEEGKPNPLREASFQDLPLRTRVEILHRLCDYRLDADDVFDLLKGLDADSLRVEPLGEDNSGALYWYFYGTRMYKEDPVQGRSNGELSLSRESERQKNVSNVPGKTGKRRGRPPKRKKLQEEIISSEKQEENSLTSDLQTRNGSRGPGQGTWWLLCQTEEEWRQVTESFRERTSLRERQLYKLLSEDFLPEICNMIAQKGKRPQRTKPELQHRFMSDHLSIKSTKLEETPMLTKIEKQKRKEEEEERQLLLAVQKKEQEQMLKEERKRELEEKVKAVEDRAKRRKLREERAWLLAQGKELPPELSHLDLNSPMREGKKTKDIFELDDDFTAMYKVLDVVKAHKDSWPFLEPVDESYAPNYYQIIKIPMDISSMEKKLNGGLYCTKEEFVNDMKTMFRNCRKYNGDSSEYTKMSENLERCFHRAMTKHFPGEDGDTDEEFWIREDEKREKRRSRAGRSSGSHVWTRSRDTEGSSRKQPPMENGGKSLPPARRAASSGDDQSSSSIQLPPEVGTSNGRGFFHPLHYSRVPSQAPPLNQMRPAASGTFGSLQGSDPTNLHGSSRIPEVPPGEPLQHPPFAIQAPVGISNHRGSRLSAPEEKMCGGLTHLSNMGSHVPSLQLGQMNCNSQDGNIYPPAPFQAGFIPSRHGGTPARPPDFPESSEIPPSHIYHSYKYLNRVHPAVWNGNHGTTNPGRLGPDEKPLVGPGASHHPHALGHMMDGRVMRQPIPPNQWTKQSSFLPPGVPSSGYMQPPCKSAGHRLQPPPTPAPSPRFRGPSQALRGAQGGESMMDSPEMIAMQQLSSRVCPPGVPYHPRQPTPPQLPGPFPQVAHSASVCVSAPKPALDNPGSTQEISETQEPEGDRAEPVPGLEEKAASICSSEGLYLKQLPHPAPPLSASCTRQSSPHERETEDSQLKSDASDSADTYKASKNKNPWPLDNSYNSAAVQGALHGGRDLAIVTERGNLPENGVVGEASPCRSEGKGLGGSGSEKPLCPRGKTLQETVPCTGQNATTPPCTDPNLMAGTVNQFSPLYMPGIEYSNSATHYPMSPSLQGLGSMMGAKSPGSQPQSFSPRSFQANGPHPGLFPRYRPQQGMRYSYQPSSQPSYHPYQRTPYYTCPQGFSDWQRSLPSQRSPSGPPGSHPPRPLFSDKNALTSLQGCETLNAALTSPTQMDAVAAKVVPPDGHNSGPEEEKMDESMERPESPKEFLDLDNHNAATKRQSSLSTNDYLYGAPPPPLSSGMTFGSSAFPPHSVMLQTGSPYTPQRSASHFQPRAYASPVPAHPPPHPVATQPNGLSPEGPLYCCQEEGLGHFQAAMMEQTGTGSGIRGSFQDAHRPPGLQMHPIQSQSLFPKTPAPAASPEQLPPHKAPTLPLDQS
- the Cecr2 gene encoding cat eye syndrome critical region protein 2 isoform X5, translated to MCPEEGGAAGLGELRSWWEVPAIAHFCSLFRTAFRLPDFEIEELEAALHRDDVDFISDLIACLLQGCYQRRDITPQTFHSYLEDIINYRWELEEGKPNPLREASFQDLPLRTRVEILHRLCDYRLDADDVFDLLKGLDADSLRVEPLGEDNSGALYWYFYGTRMYKEDPVQGRSNGELSLSRESERQKNVSNVPGKTGKRRGRPPKRKKLQEEIISSEKQEENSLTSDLQTRNGSRGPGQGTWWLLCQTEEEWRQVTESFRERTSLRERQLYKLLSEDFLPEICNMIAQKGKRPQRTKPELQHRFMSDHLSIKSTKLEETPMLTKIEKQKRKEEEEERQLLLAVQKKEQEQMLKEERKRELEEKVKAVEDRAKRRKLREERAWLLAQGKELPPELSHLDLNSPMREGKKTKDIFELDDDFTAMYKVLDVVKAHKDSWPFLEPVDESYAPNYYQIIKIPMDISSMEKKLNGGLYCTKEEFVNDMKTMFRNCRKYNGDSSEYTKMSENLERCFHRAMTKHFPGEDGDTDEEFWIREDEKREKRRSRAGRSSGSHVWTRSRDTEGSSRKQPPMENGGKSLPPARRAASSGDDQSSSSIQLPPEVGTSNGRGFFHPLHYSRVPSQAPPLNQMRPAASGTFGSLQGSDPTNLHGSSRIPEVPPGEPLQHPPFAIQAPVGISNHRGSRLSAPEEKMCGGLTHLSNMGSHVPSLQLGQMNCNSQDGNIYPPAPFQAGFIPSRHGGTPARPPDFPESSEIPPSHIYHSYKYLNRVHPAVWNGNHGTTNPGRLGPDEKPLVGPGASHHPHALGHMMDGRVMRQPIPPNQWTKQSSFLPPGVPSSGYMQPPCSSFCISMCVSAQACTRQPWEYTGDQRDTRA
- the Cecr2 gene encoding cat eye syndrome critical region protein 2 isoform X4; this translates as MCPEEGGAAGLGELRSWWEVPAIAHFCSLFRTAFRLPDFEIEELEAALHRDDVDFISDLIACLLQGCYQRRDITPQTFHSYLEDIINYRWELEEGKPNPLREASFQDLPLRTRVEILHRLCDYRLDADDVFDLLKGLDADSLRVEPLGEDNSGALYWYFYGTRMYKEDPVQGRSNGELSLSRESERQKNVSNVPGKTGKRRGRPPKRKKLQEEIISSEKQEENSLTSDLQTRNGSRGPGQGTWWLLCQTEEEWRQVTESFRERTSLRERQLYKLLSEDFLPEICNMIAQKETPMLTKIEKQKRKEEEEERQLLLAVQKKEQEQMLKEERKRELEEKVKAVEDRAKRRKLREERAWLLAQGKELPPELSHLDLNSPMREGKKTKDIFELDDDFTAMYKVLDVVKAHKDSWPFLEPVDESYAPNYYQIIKIPMDISSMEKKLNGGLYCTKEEFVNDMKTMFRNCRKYNGDSSEYTKMSENLERCFHRAMTKHFPGEDGDTDEEFWIREDEKREKRRSRAGRSSGSHVWTRSRDTEGSSRKQPPMENGGKSLPPARRAASSGDDQSSSSIQLPPERPAASGTFGSLQGSDPTNLHGSSRIPEVPPGEPLQHPPFAIQAPVGISNHRGSRLSAPEEKMCGGLTHLSNMGSHVPSLQLGQMNCNSQDGNIYPPAPFQAGFIPSRHGGTPARPPDFPESSEIPPSHIYHSYKYLNRVHPAVWNGNHGTTNPGRLGPDEKPLVGPGASHHPHALGHMMDGRVMRQPIPPNQWTKQSSFLPPGVPSSGYMQPPCKSAGHRLQPPPTPAPSPRFRGPSQALRGAQGGESMMDSPEMIAMQQLSSRVCPPGVPYHPRQPTPPQLPGPFPQVAHSASVCVSAPKPALDNPGSTQEISETQEPEGDRAEPVPGLEEKAASICSSEGLYLKQLPHPAPPLSASCTRQSSPHERETEDSQLKSDASDSADTYKASKNKNPWPLDNSYNSAAVQGALHGGRDLAIVTERGNLPENGVVGEASPCRSEGKGLGGSGSEKPLCPRGKTLQETVPCTGQNATTPPCTDPNLMAGTVNQFSPLYMPGIEYSNSATHYPMSPSLQGLGSMMGAKSPGSQPQSFSPRSFQANGPHPGLFPRYRPQQGMRYSYQPSSQPSYHPYQRTPYYTCPQGFSDWQRSLPSQRSPSGPPGSHPPRPLFSDKNALTSLQGCETLNAALTSPTQMDAVAAKVVPPDGHNSGPEEEKMDESMERPESPKEFLDLDNHNAATKRQSSLSTNDYLYGAPPPPLSSGMTFGSSAFPPHSVMLQTGSPYTPQRSASHFQPRAYASPVPAHPPPHPVATQPNGLSPEGPLYCCQEEGLGHFQAAMMEQTGTGSGIRGSFQDAHRPPGLQMHPIQSQSLFPKTPAPAASPEQLPPHKAPTLPLDQS